One stretch of Prunus persica cultivar Lovell chromosome G1, Prunus_persica_NCBIv2, whole genome shotgun sequence DNA includes these proteins:
- the LOC18793456 gene encoding probable inactive poly [ADP-ribose] polymerase SRO2 — protein MSANQSDFEDQVSMTVDDDEISGYESDCGDSNSAVSDRFDVFTRNGMIRLEEENSAHDIIKTCFLSGMGFAGGDTNLVAIHKNVSSDVTRQARFESFKIFSKAVAQKCGGNANVKYAWYGGSKDELCEILVHGFSRCREPAPNEQSYGVGVHLISPVFAYDGALSSAVDERGLRHMLLCRVILGKMETVAPGSKQYHPSSKEMDTGVDNLQFPRRYVVWSAYMNSHIFPVYVVSFKAPSPNVVSGIQPSIQPRQANTSKPTSPWVTFPALMFTLAKFLPPPKMLLIVKSHNEFRAKRISRPQLIRKVRQIVGDNLLIQVIKAFRSKSLHPASAKRTV, from the exons ATGTCGGCCAATCAAAGCGATTTTGAAGACCAAGTCTCAATGACTGTTGATGATGACGAAATTTCGGGTTATGAGTCCGATTGCGGCGATTCCAATTCCGCTGTTTCGGATCGGTTTGATGTTTTCACTCGGAACGGGATGATCCGGTTGGAGGAAGAGAATTCAGCGCATGACATCATCAAGACGTGCTTTCTTTCGGGCATGGGTTTCGCTGGAGGAGACACCAATCTTGTGGCCATACACAAGAATGTGAGCTCTGATGTGACAAGACAAGCGAGGTTTGAGTCGTTCAAGATTTTCTCTAAGGCGGTGGCTCAGAAATGTGGTGGGAATGCCAACGTGAAGTATGCTTGGTATGGTGGATCAAAAGATGAGCTTTGTGAGATTTTGGTTCATGGATTCAGTCGGTGCAGAGAGCCTGCCCCAAATGAACAATCTTATGGCGTCGGCGTTCATCTGATTAGTCCTGTCTTTGCTTATGATGG TGCATTGTCATCAGCTGTTGATGAAAGAGGGCTAAGGCACATGCTACTGTGCCGTGTGATATTGGGGAAGATGGAAACGGTGGCTCCAGGTTCGAAGCAATATCATCCCAGTTCCAAGGAGATGGACACTGGCGTGGACAATCTTCAGTTTCCTAGAAGATATGTTGTGTGGAGTGCTTACATGAACTCTCACATTTTTCCTGTTTATGTGGTCAGCTTCAAGGCTCCTAGCCCAAATG TTGTCTCAGGCATTCAACCAAGTATTCAACCAAGGCAGGCGAATACTTCAAAACCcacatcaccatgggtgacttTCCCTGCTCTGATGTTCACGCTTGCGAAGTTCTTGCCTCCTCCTAAAATGCTATTGATTGTCAAATCTCACAACGAATTCAGA GCAAAGAGGATTTCGCGTCCACAGCTGATACGGAAAGTGAGGCAGATAGTCGGTGACAATTTGTTGATCCAAGTGATTAAAGCTTTCAGAAGCAAGAGCCTCCATCCGGCCAGTGCCAAGAGAACTGTGTAA
- the LOC18790714 gene encoding AMSH-like ubiquitin thioesterase 2 isoform X2 — protein sequence MAERNCLSFMNINEENASASSLCSVESGSSFCACIFCGSNFLKTTSQCQNITVHTVTQFSPSPVISCTESVPQGANISQITVDTEHGQSQSSNQSTSSTVLRDVHISANLMEDFLGLAKDNTEKDLETCGTLGAFLKNGTFYVTTLIIPKQECTSNSCQATNDEEVFSIQNEQSLFPVGWIHTHPSQKCFMSSVDLHTHYSCQVMIPEAFAVVMAPTDTSRSYGIFRLSDPGGMSVLKECQEQGFHPHKETTDGSPIYEHCSNVYTNSNLRFEIFDLR from the exons ATGGCAGAAAGAAATTGTCTAAG CTTTATGAACATCAATGAGGAAAACGCTAGCGCGTCATCTTTGTGTTCAGTGGAATCCGGCAGTAGTTTCTGCGCATGTATATTTTgcggttcaaattttttgaagacAACTAGCCAATGTCAGAACATCACCGTTCATACTGTTACTCAGTTCTCTCCTTCTCCTGTAATCTCCTGCACAGAAAGTGTGCCTCAAGGTGCTAATATTTCACAAATTACAGTCGATACAGAGCATGGACAATCACAGTCATCTAATCAATCAACATCATCTACGGTCCTGCGAGATGTACATATT TCAGCAAATTTAATGGAAGATTTCCTTGGGCTTGCTAAAGACAATACAGAGAAGGATCTAGAAACATGTGGGACTCTTGGCGCCTTTCTG AAAAATGGAACATTCTATGTAACAACTCTGATCATACCCAAACAGGAATGCACTTCCAACTCT TGCCAGGCGACAAATGACGAGGAagttttctccatacaaaACGAACAATCACTTTTCCCTGTAGGATGGATCCAT ACACATCCTTCTCAAAAATGTTTCATGTCATCAGTGGATCTGCACACTCATTATTCATGTCAG GTTATGATACCTGAGGCATTTGCTGTTGTCATGGCTCCGACAGATACCTCAAG GAGCTATGGAATATTTCGTCTATCTGACCCCGGTGGGATGAGTGTCCTAAAAGAGTGCCAAGAGCAAGGGTTTCATCCTCACAAAGAAACCACAGATGGGAGCCCCATTTACGAGCACTGCTCTAATGTCTACACAAACTCAAATCTGAGGTTTGAAATCTTTGACTTGCGTTGA
- the LOC18790052 gene encoding serine/threonine-protein kinase fray2 isoform X1 codes for MEYSPKKNFPVDPKDYTLYEEVGQGVSATVYRALCIPLNIIVAIKVLDLEKCNNDLDVIRREVQTMILLDHPNLLKAHCSFTASRSLWIVTPYMAAGSFLHIMKSAHPDGFEQPVIATLLHGVLKAIAYLHAHGHIHRDVKAGNILVDTKGAVKLADFGVSASLFDTGNRQHARKTFVGTPCWMAPEVMQQLHGYDFKADIWSFGITALELAHGHAPFSKYPPMKVLLMTLQNAPPGLDYERDKKFSKSFKEIVAACLVKDPKKRPTAEKLLKHRFFKHAHNKEFIARTILDGLSPLGDRFRMLKQKEAEVFAQNEAIYGDKDHLSQQEYMRGISAWNFDLEDLKRQAALIEDDDGITIAENQDWSCKHRGEFGNSADVTDRDPINAHVDSFNFSRSEWKHPGPDEIEEIVDLSPSVQGKESSYSGLDNLEKSCSLLRNVNSEDPKFLSSLPPLKVDHSPSVSADEGSDHVTRHQKRYDSSSLHAETAYKGRFKFTVPESGPKVAPNGITIPYFGESANSIVGTSASILPSLHCILQQNARQREETMRLVEVVDQITGNHTELAEAVTNNKHMQMSLASAREGVLEYHVIGIQNKIDKLVEELRIQKMKNAKLEGQLSAVIDKE; via the exons ATGGAATATTCACCCAAAAAGAACTTTCCAGTAGACCCCAAAGACTACACGTTGTACGAAGAAGTGGGTCAAGGCGTGAGCGCCACTGTCTACAGAGCTCTCTGCATCCCACTTAATATAATCGTCGCCATCAAAGTTCTGGACTTGGAGAAATGCAACAATGACTTG GATGTTATTCGTCGAGAAGTACAAACCATGATCTTGCTTGACCATCCAAATCTGCTCAAGGCACACTGCTCTTTCACTGCTTCCAGGAGCCTCTGGATTGTCACGCCTTACATGGCTGCTGGGTCATTTCTCCACATTATGAAATCTGCTCATCCTGATGGTTTCGAACAGCCCGTTATTGCTACATTGTTGCATGGGGTTCTCAAAGCCATTGCTTATCTACATGCCCATGGCCATATTCATAGAGATGTTAAG GCTGGCAATATACTTGTTGATACAAAAGGTGCAGTTAAGTTAGCGGACTTTGGAGTTTCAGCGAGCTTGTTTGATACTGGCAATAGACAACATGCAAGAAAAACATTTGTTGGAACTCCTTGCTG GATGGCTCCGGAAGTTATGCAGCAATTGCATGGATATGACTTTAA AGCAGACATCTGGTCATTTGGGATAACAGCACTAGAACTTGCTCATGGTCATGCTCCATTTTCAAAGTATCCACCAATGAAG GTTTTGTTAATGACCTTACAAAATGCTCCTCCTGGCCTTGACTATGAAAGGGACAAGAAATTTTCAAAG TCATTTAAAGAGATAGTAGCTGCCTGCTTAGTTAAGGATCCGAAGAAGCGTCCTACTGCAGAAAAGCTTTTGAAGCACCGTTTCTTTAAACATGCACATAATAAGGAATTTATAGCTCGGACAATTCTTGACGGCCTTTCCCCCCTTGGGGATCGTTTTAGGATGTTGAAG CAAAAAGAGGCTGAGGTCTTTGCACAAAATGAGGCTATATATGGTGACAAAGACCATTTATCACAG CAAGAGTATATGCGAGGGATCAGCGCATGGAATTTTGATCTAGAGGATTTGAAAAGACAGGCTGCTCTT attgaagatgatgatggcaTCACCATTGCAGAAAACCAAGACTGGAGCTGCAAACATAGGGGTGAATTTGGTAACTCAGCTGATGTAACGGACAG AGATCCCATTAATGCACATGTAGatagtttcaattttagtaGATCAGAATGGAAACATCCCGGACCCGAcgaaattgaagaaattgttGATTTATCACCTTCAGTACAAGGAAAAGAGAGTAGCTATTCTGGACTTgataatttggaaaaaagtTGCTCGTTACTAAGAAATGTTAATTCTGAAGATCCAAAGTTCTTAAGCAGTTTACCTCCATTAAAAGTTGATCATTCCCCTTCTGTGAGTGCTGATGAGGGCAG TGATCACGTGACACGTCATCAGAAGAGATATGATAGTAGTTCTTTACATG cAGAGACTGCATATAAGGGGCGATTCAAATTCACAGTGCCAGAGTCCGGTCCTAAG GTCGCTCCAAATGGCATTACTATCCCATATTTTGGAGAATCAGCAAATTCTATAGTTGGTACATCCGCCTCCATTCTTCCTTCGCTGCATTGTATTTTGCAGCAAAATGCCAGGCAAAGG GAAGAAACAATGAGATTGGTTGAAGTTGTAGATCAAATCACTG GCAATCATACGGAGTTAGCGGAGGCAGTAACCAATAATAAGCACATGCAG ATGTCTCTGGCTTCTGCAAGAGAGGGAGTCTTAGAGTATCATGTCATTGGTATTCAAAACAA AATCGACAAACTAGTTGAAGAGTTGCGGATACAGAAGATGAAAAATGCCAAG CTGGAAGGGCAATTAAGTGCTGTGATTGATAAGGAGTAG
- the LOC18792155 gene encoding uncharacterized protein LOC18792155, whose translation MQAVSVLSLSPSFNSYDSKNEFEYAQLSANFSSKLKIAGSGSDFEFNDTKPAALDNEKEKPETEESEGVQNADAGGDCEKNEDEDDFSFVCTNPDGSPISADDIFQNGQIRPVYPIFNRDLLFADSDDGDSSRARGAAASSSSLRPPLKKLFFKERDTPSSSASESDELEGVPEGTYCEWSRKTVVVAPELKNKSNSTGSSKLWRVRDLKLRSNSDGKDAFVFLNPNSTTTSPKPSQETADNKSGAKIVKTVEKVKGKVKKAETVSSAHEKHYVMNRAKKEGDKRRSYLPYRQDLVGFFTNVNGLSRNVHPF comes from the coding sequence ATGCAAGCGGTTTCGGTGCTGTCTTTGTCTCCCAGCTTCAATTCGTACGATTCGAAGAACGAATTTGAATACGCGCAGCTCTCTGCAAATTTCAGCTCCAAGCTCAAAATCGCTGGTTCCGGTAGCGATTTCGAATTCAATGACACTAAACCCGCAGCTTTAGATAACGAGAAGGAGAAGCCGGAAACGGAAGAGAGCGAAGGTGTTCAGAACGCCGACGCCGGTGGTGATTGCGAGAAGAACGAAGATGAAGACGATTTCTCTTTCGTCTGCACCAACCCCGACGGATCGCCGATTTCCGCCGACGATATATTCCAAAATGGCCAGATCCGTCCGGTGTACCCAATTTTCAACCGGGATCTCCTGTTCGCCGATTCCGACGACGGCGATTCTTCCAGAGCCAGAGGGGCTGCCGCCTCGTCTTCCTCTCTGCGGCCGCCATTGAAGAAGCTCTTCTTCAAAGAGCGGGATACGCCGTCGTCCTCGGCTTCCGAGTCGGACGAGCTCGAAGGAGTCCCCGAAGGAACGTACTGCGAGTGGTCGAGGAAGACCGTGGTAGTTGCGCCGGAGCTCAAGAACAAGAGCAATTCGACGGGTTCGTCGAAGCTGTGGAGAGTCAGAGACTTGAAGCTCAGGAGCAACAGCGACGGGAAAGACGCGTTCGTGTTCCTGAACCCTAATTCGACGACGACGAGCCCAAAGCCGAGCCAGGAAACGGCCGACAACAAGAGCGGCGCTAAGATTGTGAAGACGGTGGAAAAGGTTAAGGGGAAGGTTAAGAAAGCCGAAACGGTGTCGTCGGCGCACGAGAAGCATTACGTGATGAACCGAGCGAAGAAGGAGGGGGATAAACGGCGGTCGTACTTGCCGTATAGGCAGGATCTGGTTGGGTTCTTCACCAATGTGAACGGCTTGAGCAGAAACGTTCATCCTTTCTGA
- the LOC18790714 gene encoding AMSH-like ubiquitin thioesterase 2 isoform X1 produces MTAVPLIQVGSCAMAERNCLSFMNINEENASASSLCSVESGSSFCACIFCGSNFLKTTSQCQNITVHTVTQFSPSPVISCTESVPQGANISQITVDTEHGQSQSSNQSTSSTVLRDVHISANLMEDFLGLAKDNTEKDLETCGTLGAFLKNGTFYVTTLIIPKQECTSNSCQATNDEEVFSIQNEQSLFPVGWIHTHPSQKCFMSSVDLHTHYSCQVMIPEAFAVVMAPTDTSRSYGIFRLSDPGGMSVLKECQEQGFHPHKETTDGSPIYEHCSNVYTNSNLRFEIFDLR; encoded by the exons ATGACTGCAGTTCCTCTCATTCAGGTTGGAAGTTGTGCTATGGCAGAAAGAAATTGTCTAAG CTTTATGAACATCAATGAGGAAAACGCTAGCGCGTCATCTTTGTGTTCAGTGGAATCCGGCAGTAGTTTCTGCGCATGTATATTTTgcggttcaaattttttgaagacAACTAGCCAATGTCAGAACATCACCGTTCATACTGTTACTCAGTTCTCTCCTTCTCCTGTAATCTCCTGCACAGAAAGTGTGCCTCAAGGTGCTAATATTTCACAAATTACAGTCGATACAGAGCATGGACAATCACAGTCATCTAATCAATCAACATCATCTACGGTCCTGCGAGATGTACATATT TCAGCAAATTTAATGGAAGATTTCCTTGGGCTTGCTAAAGACAATACAGAGAAGGATCTAGAAACATGTGGGACTCTTGGCGCCTTTCTG AAAAATGGAACATTCTATGTAACAACTCTGATCATACCCAAACAGGAATGCACTTCCAACTCT TGCCAGGCGACAAATGACGAGGAagttttctccatacaaaACGAACAATCACTTTTCCCTGTAGGATGGATCCAT ACACATCCTTCTCAAAAATGTTTCATGTCATCAGTGGATCTGCACACTCATTATTCATGTCAG GTTATGATACCTGAGGCATTTGCTGTTGTCATGGCTCCGACAGATACCTCAAG GAGCTATGGAATATTTCGTCTATCTGACCCCGGTGGGATGAGTGTCCTAAAAGAGTGCCAAGAGCAAGGGTTTCATCCTCACAAAGAAACCACAGATGGGAGCCCCATTTACGAGCACTGCTCTAATGTCTACACAAACTCAAATCTGAGGTTTGAAATCTTTGACTTGCGTTGA
- the LOC18790052 gene encoding serine/threonine-protein kinase fray2 isoform X2, whose amino-acid sequence MEYSPKKNFPVDPKDYTLYEEVGQGVSATVYRALCIPLNIIVAIKVLDLEKCNNDLDVIRREVQTMILLDHPNLLKAHCSFTASRSLWIVTPYMAAGSFLHIMKSAHPDGFEQPVIATLLHGVLKAIAYLHAHGHIHRDVKAGNILVDTKGAVKLADFGVSASLFDTGNRQHARKTFVGTPCWMAPEVMQQLHGYDFKADIWSFGITALELAHGHAPFSKYPPMKVLLMTLQNAPPGLDYERDKKFSKSFKEIVAACLVKDPKKRPTAEKLLKHRFFKHAHNKEFIARTILDGLSPLGDRFRMLKQKEAEVFAQNEAIYGDKDHLSQQEYMRGISAWNFDLEDLKRQAALIEDDDGITIAENQDWSCKHRGEFGNSADVTDRDPINAHVDSFNFSRSEWKHPGPDEIEEIVDLSPSVQGKESSYSGLDNLEKSCSLLRNVNSEDPKFLSSLPPLKVDHSPSVSADEGSDHVTRHQKRYDSSSLHETAYKGRFKFTVPESGPKVAPNGITIPYFGESANSIVGTSASILPSLHCILQQNARQREETMRLVEVVDQITGNHTELAEAVTNNKHMQMSLASAREGVLEYHVIGIQNKIDKLVEELRIQKMKNAKLEGQLSAVIDKE is encoded by the exons ATGGAATATTCACCCAAAAAGAACTTTCCAGTAGACCCCAAAGACTACACGTTGTACGAAGAAGTGGGTCAAGGCGTGAGCGCCACTGTCTACAGAGCTCTCTGCATCCCACTTAATATAATCGTCGCCATCAAAGTTCTGGACTTGGAGAAATGCAACAATGACTTG GATGTTATTCGTCGAGAAGTACAAACCATGATCTTGCTTGACCATCCAAATCTGCTCAAGGCACACTGCTCTTTCACTGCTTCCAGGAGCCTCTGGATTGTCACGCCTTACATGGCTGCTGGGTCATTTCTCCACATTATGAAATCTGCTCATCCTGATGGTTTCGAACAGCCCGTTATTGCTACATTGTTGCATGGGGTTCTCAAAGCCATTGCTTATCTACATGCCCATGGCCATATTCATAGAGATGTTAAG GCTGGCAATATACTTGTTGATACAAAAGGTGCAGTTAAGTTAGCGGACTTTGGAGTTTCAGCGAGCTTGTTTGATACTGGCAATAGACAACATGCAAGAAAAACATTTGTTGGAACTCCTTGCTG GATGGCTCCGGAAGTTATGCAGCAATTGCATGGATATGACTTTAA AGCAGACATCTGGTCATTTGGGATAACAGCACTAGAACTTGCTCATGGTCATGCTCCATTTTCAAAGTATCCACCAATGAAG GTTTTGTTAATGACCTTACAAAATGCTCCTCCTGGCCTTGACTATGAAAGGGACAAGAAATTTTCAAAG TCATTTAAAGAGATAGTAGCTGCCTGCTTAGTTAAGGATCCGAAGAAGCGTCCTACTGCAGAAAAGCTTTTGAAGCACCGTTTCTTTAAACATGCACATAATAAGGAATTTATAGCTCGGACAATTCTTGACGGCCTTTCCCCCCTTGGGGATCGTTTTAGGATGTTGAAG CAAAAAGAGGCTGAGGTCTTTGCACAAAATGAGGCTATATATGGTGACAAAGACCATTTATCACAG CAAGAGTATATGCGAGGGATCAGCGCATGGAATTTTGATCTAGAGGATTTGAAAAGACAGGCTGCTCTT attgaagatgatgatggcaTCACCATTGCAGAAAACCAAGACTGGAGCTGCAAACATAGGGGTGAATTTGGTAACTCAGCTGATGTAACGGACAG AGATCCCATTAATGCACATGTAGatagtttcaattttagtaGATCAGAATGGAAACATCCCGGACCCGAcgaaattgaagaaattgttGATTTATCACCTTCAGTACAAGGAAAAGAGAGTAGCTATTCTGGACTTgataatttggaaaaaagtTGCTCGTTACTAAGAAATGTTAATTCTGAAGATCCAAAGTTCTTAAGCAGTTTACCTCCATTAAAAGTTGATCATTCCCCTTCTGTGAGTGCTGATGAGGGCAG TGATCACGTGACACGTCATCAGAAGAGATATGATAGTAGTTCTTTACATG AGACTGCATATAAGGGGCGATTCAAATTCACAGTGCCAGAGTCCGGTCCTAAG GTCGCTCCAAATGGCATTACTATCCCATATTTTGGAGAATCAGCAAATTCTATAGTTGGTACATCCGCCTCCATTCTTCCTTCGCTGCATTGTATTTTGCAGCAAAATGCCAGGCAAAGG GAAGAAACAATGAGATTGGTTGAAGTTGTAGATCAAATCACTG GCAATCATACGGAGTTAGCGGAGGCAGTAACCAATAATAAGCACATGCAG ATGTCTCTGGCTTCTGCAAGAGAGGGAGTCTTAGAGTATCATGTCATTGGTATTCAAAACAA AATCGACAAACTAGTTGAAGAGTTGCGGATACAGAAGATGAAAAATGCCAAG CTGGAAGGGCAATTAAGTGCTGTGATTGATAAGGAGTAG